The following proteins are encoded in a genomic region of Brachypodium distachyon strain Bd21 chromosome 1, Brachypodium_distachyon_v3.0, whole genome shotgun sequence:
- the LOC100845860 gene encoding protein DOG1-like 3, whose translation MDMTRYFACHQQWIAGQEAGLGELTAAAANAAARRATEAELRAVVERCLRGYEEYATTRRAMAPEDGAAFFAPPWCTTFEKAVLWLGGCRPSLSIRLLYCVSSEGLEAQLQEFLSGHGRAGGDDMIRPTGSGLLGINAMQLEQINNLHGRTIHEEGILSERLASLQEKIADRPLLPIVREREQERARAAALPRGSASSNGLVGRFAAMGLAGVDAEVDAAMESYTAGLAKLLEEADQLRLSTTRELATEILTPRQAVEMLAAAKQLHLSICDWSRRKEGAQSALLPPAATASSSSSGRPNA comes from the coding sequence ATGGACATGACGCGGTACTTCGCGTGCCACCAGCAGTGGATCGCGGGGCAGGAGGCGGGGCTCGGTGAGCTCACAGCGGCGGCCGCTAATGCCGCCGCGAGGCGCGCCACGGAAGCGGAGCTGAGGGCGGTGGTGGAGAGGTGCCTGCGTGGCTACGAGGAGTACGCCACAACACGTCGTGCCATGGCGCCCGAGGACGGCGCGGCCTTCTTCGCCCCTCCATGGTGCACGACGTTCGAGAAAGCCGTGCTCTGGCTCGGGGGTTGCCGGCCGTCGCTCTCCATCCGGCTGCTCTATTGCGTCTCCAGTGAAGGCCTGGAGGCgcagctccaggagttccttAGCGGCCATGGGCGCGCGGGAGGCGACGACATGATCAGGCCGACTGGATCGGGTCTCCTTGGGATCAATGCTATGCAGCTGGAACAAATCAACAACCTCCACGGTCGGACGATCCATGAGGAGGGAATCCTGTCGGAGCGGCTCGCGAGCCTACAGGAGAAAATCGCTGACCGCCCGCTGCTCCCGATCGTCCGGGAGCGCGAGCAGGAGCGCGCCAGGGCGGCGGCATTACCCCGCGGCAGCGCTAGCAGCAACGGCTTAGTTGGGCGGTTCGCGGCAATGGGATTAGCTGGAGTTGACGCCGAGGTGGACGCTGCCATGGAGAGCTACACGGCTGGGCTGGCCAAGCTGCTGGAGGAAGCAGACCAGCTGCGCCTGTCAACGACGAGGGAGCTGGCGACGGAGATCCTGACGCCGCGGCAGGCGGTGGAGATGCTGGCGGCAGCCAAGCAGCTGCACCTCTCCATCTGCGATTGGAGCCGCCGGAAGGAAGGTGCCCAGAGCGCGCTCCTGCCGCCTGCAGCGACGgccagctccagctcctccggccgcccgaACGCGTGA